The Candidatus Obscuribacterales bacterium genome contains the following window.
TCTTTTTGCGGATGCTCTTGGAGCAAGGATCATGGATGCGCCCATTAGCTCCGTGACTACCAAACAAATTAGTGTAGCGCTGGAAAAGGCCCAGAAACAAGGCAACGGAAAGGGCAAAAGCACTAGGAGGGCGTCGACCATCAATAAGGCCCTGGCCACCCTCAGGCGTGTCATGGAGGACGCTGTTGCCAAAAGGCTTGTGACTCACAACCCTGCCAAACAATGCCGCTCATTGAGCCAGCAGGACTCAACCCAGAGAGCACCCTTCACCGCGAAAGAGGTTCGGGAGATGATCGGGCATCCTGATACCTCAGATGAATGGCAAGGCGCCATTACCCTGGCAGCACATACAGGACTGAGATTGGGTGACATAGTGAACCTGAGCGAAAAGCACCTAGATGTGGCGAGATTGGTGATCATGCCATCAAAAACATCCAAGCAGAAGAAGGTCATCACTGTCCCCTTGACCCCTCCATGCCTTGCTTGGGTTAAAGGGCGAAAAGGCGACTACTTCCCCACATTGAAAAAACAGGAGACCGCCACATGCTCCATGCAGTTTTCTGCGATAATGAGCCGGGCCAAAGTCCCCAAAACAGTTGAACTGCCCGGTGGATTCACCGCCTCCAGGAGCTTCCACTCTCTGCGCCACACATTCGCCTCTTGGCTCGCTGATGCCGACATCCATGCCGATGTTCGTCAAAAGCTTACTGGCCACTCCTCGAGCAAAATACACGCTCAATACAGCCATCACGACGAGGCTCTGGATCGCGCGATTGGAACACTTCCTGAGCTATGAAAAACGGACCGCGAATACTGGCAGAAATCTGTGATGCTTTGGAACATCTCAGCGAGACTTTTGGGGATGATTCTGCCGAGG
Protein-coding sequences here:
- a CDS encoding tyrosine-type recombinase/integrase; its protein translation is VAGDLTLARAEELVRRLHKLANPEFKAVSLAQFWSDWLDEQKRHVVASTVNGYKNDYDLFADALGARIMDAPISSVTTKQISVALEKAQKQGNGKGKSTRRASTINKALATLRRVMEDAVAKRLVTHNPAKQCRSLSQQDSTQRAPFTAKEVREMIGHPDTSDEWQGAITLAAHTGLRLGDIVNLSEKHLDVARLVIMPSKTSKQKKVITVPLTPPCLAWVKGRKGDYFPTLKKQETATCSMQFSAIMSRAKVPKTVELPGGFTASRSFHSLRHTFASWLADADIHADVRQKLTGHSSSKIHAQYSHHDEALDRAIGTLPEL